In Uranotaenia lowii strain MFRU-FL chromosome 2, ASM2978415v1, whole genome shotgun sequence, one genomic interval encodes:
- the LOC129743931 gene encoding uncharacterized protein LOC129743931 — translation MKLSLFFVLCGFLVVATSGQSTLPASLKKLGVAVANVAKTVKANIATVQLLGGTTVVTALQKLEADTETFSTTLSNNAVDLTQVLSGTVTRAQAKAAFNSLTAAVKKLNTDLKAGFKTKSPQLLINAMTAFYETVAPTVTQIVTLLQNTPGTASYNVLTGINTLIADASALAAAVQGIALSG, via the exons ATGAAACTTTCTCTGTTCTTTGTGCTGTGCGGATTTCTGGTTGTG GCTACATCCGGACAATCAACCCTCCCTGCAAGTCTGAAAAAGTTAGGAGTAGCCGTCGCAAATGTTGCCAAGACAGTAAAAGCTAACATCGCTACCGTCCAGCTGCTGGGAGGAACAACAGTGGTGACCGCTTTGCAAAAATTGGAAGCAGATACCGAAACTTTTTCCACCACTTTGTCGAATAATGCTGTTGACTTGACGCAAGTTCTGAGCGGTACCGTTACCAGGGCTCAAGCCAAGGCTGCCTTCAACAGCTTGACTGCTGCGGTCAAAAAACTGAACACCGATCTGAAGGCAGGTTTCAAAACCAAGTCCCCTCAGTTATTGATCAATGCCATGACCGCTTTCTACGAAACGGTTGCTCCGACGGTAACCCAAATTGTTACCCTGTTGCAGAACACCCCCGGAACTGCATCCTACAACGTACTGACCGGTATCAACACACTTATCGCTGATGCCAGCGCGCTGGCTGCTGCCGTACAGGGTATTGCACTGAGCGGATGA